The following are encoded in a window of Strigops habroptila isolate Jane chromosome 9, bStrHab1.2.pri, whole genome shotgun sequence genomic DNA:
- the AIPL1 gene encoding aryl-hydrocarbon-interacting protein-like 1: MEETYLLNVEGVRKKILHGGQGELPKLQDGSKITFHFQTLKDDFERTVIDDSREAGIPMEIIVGKMFKLEIWETLLSSMRTGEVAEFWCDAIHTGMYALVSRGMRRIAEGRDPLEGQKHRCGMGNMFDYHSTGYDDLDELQRTPQPLIFIMELFRVEEPSAYKRDTWAMSKEEKLAAVPVLHSEGNRLVLRKEFAQAAAKYQEAVICLRNLQAKEKPWEEGWLKLERLVTPLVLNYCQCQLELGDYYEVLEHTTELLQKHKGAFLSWQTMPRPISSGRRLMLLCGTSGRHGRTSCGWLTSTPPWQPP, encoded by the exons ATGGAGGAAACCTACCTGCTGAACGTGGAAGGGGTCAGAAAGAAGATTCTGCATGGAGGCCAAGGGGAGCTGCCGAAGCTGCAGGATGGGAGCAAG ATCACCTTCCACTTCCAGACGCTGAAGGATGACTTTGAGCGGACGGTCATTGATGACAGCCGGGAAGCTGGCATCCCCATGGAGATCATCGTGGGCAAGATGTTCAAGCTGGAGATCTGGGAGACACTGCTCAGCTCCATGAGGACTGGGGAGGTGGCCGAGTTCTGGTGTGACGCCATT CACACAGGCATGTATGCCCTGGTCTCCAGGGGCATGCGGAGGATCGCAGAGGGCCGGGACCCCCTGGAAGGGCAGAAGCACCGCTGTGGCATGGGCAACATGTTTGACTACCATAGCACGGGCTACGATGACCTGGATGAGCTGCAGCGGACACCGCAGCCCCTCATCTTCATCATGGAGCTGTTCCGG GTAGAGGAGCCCTCAGCGTACAAACGTGACACGTGGGCCATGAGCAAGGAGGAGAAGCTGGCGGCGGTGCCCGTGCTGCACAGCGAGGGCAACCGCCTCGTGCTCCGCAAGGAGTTCGCGCAGGCAGCAGCCAAGTACCAGGAGGCTGTCATTTGCCTGAGGAACCTCCAGGCCAAG GAGAAGCCATGGGAAGAAGGCTGGCTGAAGCTGGAGAGGTTGGTCACGCCGCTGGTGCTCAACTACTGCCAGTGCCAGCTGGAGCTGGGCGACTACTACGAGGTGCTGGAGCACACGACAGAGCTCCTCCAGAAACACAAAG GGGCTTTCCTCTCCTGGCAGACAATGCCAAGGCCTATTTCAAGCGGGCGAAGGCTCATGCTGCTGTGTGGAACGAGCGGGAGGCACGGGAGGACTTCCTGCGGGTGGCTCACCTCGACCCCTCCATGGCAGCCGCCGTGA
- the TIMM8A gene encoding mitochondrial import inner membrane translocase subunit Tim8 A, translating to MDASAAGLGAADPQLQRFIEVETQKQRFQQLVHQMTELCWEKCMDKPGPKLDSRAETCFVNCVERFIDTSQFILNRLEQTQKSKSAFSESLSD from the exons ATGGACGCGTCCGCCGCAGGGCTGGGCGCTGCCGACCCGCAGCTGCAGCGCTTCATCGAGGTGGAGACGCAGAAGCAGCGATTTCAGCAGCTGGTGCACCAGATGACCGAGCTCTGCTGG GAGAAGTGCATGGACAAGCCAGGCCCGAAGCTGGACAGCCGGGCCGAGACGTGCTTCGTGAACTGCGTGGAGCGTTTCATCGACACCAGCCAGTTCATCCTGAACCGGCTGGAGCAGACGCAGAAGTCCAAGTCGGCCTTCTCGGAGAGCCTGTCCGACTGA
- the DRP2 gene encoding dystrophin-related protein 2 isoform X2 translates to MQPLVMQEWPYALPQCPEWHVTEQVQHSSTARVLSQVEASQDGARPSCVTHWAVSGAAAPRAPLEMNLCWNEIKKKSHSLRARLEAFSDHSGKLQVPLQEIIDWLGQKDEELSAQLPLRGDVLLVQQEKETHAAFMEEVKSRGPYIYSVLESAQAFLSQHPFEELEEPASESKDVSPRHRIQNISRFVWKQANVASELWEKLTARCVDQHRHIERTLEQLLEIKGAMEELSTTLDQAESVHETWEPIGDLFIDSLPEHIQSTKLFKEELSPMKDGVKVVNDLAHQLAISDVHLSMENSRTLEQINTRWKQLQASINERLKQLQDAHRDFGPGSQHFLSSSVQVPWERAISPNKVPYYINHQAQTTCWDHPKMTELYQTLADLNNIKFSAYRTAMKLRRVQKALRLDMVTLATALEIFNEHDLQPSDRAMDVVEVIHCLTALYERLEEERGILVNVPLCVDMSLNWLLNVFDSGRSGKMRALSFKTGIACLCGTEVKEKFQYLFSQVANAGGLCDQRHLGVLLYEAIQVPRQLGEVAAFGGSNVEPSIRSCFRFSNGKPAIEVSQFLEWANLEPQSMVWLAVLHRVTMAEQVKHQTKCSVCRQCPIKGFRYRSLKQFNVDICQTCFLTGRASKGNKLHYPIMEYYTPTTSSENMRDFATTLKNKFRSKQYFSKHPQRGYLPVQSVLEADFSETPASSPMLPHADTHSRIEHFASRLAEMESQNCSFFSDSLSPDDSLDEDQYLLRHSSPITDREPGGSQQVPGSLNMDDKGELERILAHLEDENRILQGELRRLKWQHDEAVESPTLATGSPESMQDPCNDELLAEARILRQHKSRLETRMQILEDHNKQLESQLHRLRELLLQPPAESEVNGSAASSLASSPHQSEGSQAKEREHTTPDTETADEVEAKTQEVSVCLEDIMEKLRNAFPNSRGMTSLI, encoded by the exons ATGCAGCCCCTGGTGATGCAGGAATGGCCCTATGCCCTCCCACAATGTCCTGAGTGGCACGTCACAGAGCAGgtacagcacagcagcactgcccgTGTGCTGTCTCAG GTTGAAGCCTCACAGGATGGTGCACGACCCTCGTGTGTAACCCACTGGGCTGTGAGCGGAGCCGCTGCGCCCCGGGCCCCTCTGGAGATGAATCTTTGCTGGAATGAGATCAAGAAGAAATCCCACAGCCTGCG GGCTCGGCTGGAGGCCTTTTCTGACCACAGTGGGAAGCTGCAGGTGCCTCTCCAGGAGATCATAGACTGGCTGGGGCAGAAGGATGAGGAGCTCTCGGCACAGCTGCCCCTGCGGGGGGACGTTTTGCTGgtgcagcaggagaaggagacACATGCG gctTTCATGGAAGAAGTGAAGTCTCGGGGACCATACATTTACTCTGTCCTGGAATCAGCACAggctttcctttcccagcatCCATTTGAGGAATTAGAAGAACcagcttcagaaagcaaag ATGTCTCTCCCCGGCACCGGATCCAGAACATCAGCCGCTTTGTCTGGAAGCAGGCAAATGTGGCCAGCGAGCTGTGGGAGAAGCTCACAGCCCGCTGTGTGGACCAGCACCGGCACATCGAACGGacactggagcagctcctggagaTTAAAGGGGCTATGGAGGAGCTCAGCACTACACTGGACCAGGCTGAAAGCGTGCATGAAACCTGGGAACCCATTGGGGACCTCTTCATTGACTCCTTGCCAGAGCACATCCAGTCAACCAAG CTGTTCAAAGAGGAGCTCTCCCCCATGAAGGATGGGGTGAAAGTGGTCAATGATCTTGCACACCAGCTTGCCATCTCAGATGTCCACCTATCCATGGAGAACTCCCGTACTCTGGAGCAGATCAACACACGCTGGAAGCAGCTGCAG GCCTCTATAAATGAACGCCTGAAGCAGCTCCAAGATGCCCACCGGGACTTCGGACCAGGCTCCCAGCACTTCCTCTCCT CCTCTGTCCAGGTCCCCTGGGAGCGAGCCATTTCCCCCAACAAAGTGCCATACTACATCAA ccaCCAGGCCCAGACAACATGCTGGGACCACCCAAAGATGACGGAGCTGTACCAGACGCTGG CGGATTTGAACAACATCAAGTTCTCAGCGTATCGGACGGCTATGAAACTACGACGGGTACAAAAAGCCTTGAGAT TGGATATGGTGACCCTGGCCACAGCCTTGGAAATCTTCAACGAGCACGACCTGCAGCCCAGTGACCGAGCGATGGACGTGGTGGAGGTCATCCACTGCCTCACCGCCCTCTAtgagaggctggaggaggagcgGGGCATCCTGGTCAATGTGCCGCTCTGTGTGGACATGAGCCTCAACTGGCTGCTCAACGTCTTTGACAG TGGCCGCAGCGGGAAGATGAGGGCTCTCTCCTTCAAGACGGGCATTGCATGTCTGTGTGGGACAGAGGTCAAGGAGAAGTTTCAAT ATCTCTTCAGCCAAGTGGCCAATGCTGGAGGGCTGTGTGACCAGAGGCACCTCGGTGTCCTGCTCTATGAGGCCATCCAGGTCCCACGCCAGCTGGGGGAAGTGGCAGCGTTCGGAGGCAGCAACGTGGAGCCCAGCATCCGCAGCTGCTTCCGCTTC aGCAATGGGAAACCCGCCATCGAGGTATCCCAGTTCCTGGAGTGGGCCAACCTGGAGCCGCAGTCCATGGTGtggctggctgtgctgcaccGGGTCACCATGGCTGAGCAGGTGAAGCACCAGACCAAGTGCTCCGTTTGCCGGCAGTGCCCCATCAAAGGCTTCAG GTATCGGAGCCTGAAGCAGTTCAATGTGGACATCTGCCAGACTTGCTTCCTCACCGGACGAGCCAGCAAAGGCAACAAGCTGCACTACCCCATCATGGAGTACTACACCCCG ACCACATCCAGTGAGAACATGAGAGACTTTGCCACAACGCTGAAGAACAAGTTTCGGTCCAAGCAGTACTTCAGCAAGCACCCGCAGAGAGGTTACCTGCCCGTCCAGTCCGTCCTTGAGGCTGACTTCTCCGAGAC ACCAGCCTCCTCCCCGATGCTGCCGCATGCCGATACCCACTCCCGGATCGAGCACTTTGCCAGCAG gCTTGCAGAGATGGAAAGCCAGAATTGTTCCTTCTTCAGTGACAGCCTGTCCCCTGACGATAGCCT GGACGAGGACCAGTACCTGCTGCGCCATTCCAGCCCCATCACTGACAGAGAGCCTGGAGGCAGCCAGCAGGTTCCAGGAAGCCTCAACATGGATGACAAGGGAGAGCTGGAGCGAATCCTGGCCCACTTAGAGGATGAAAACAG GATCCTCCAGGGAGAGCTGAGACGTTTGAAATGGCAGCACGATGAGGCGGTGGAGTCTCCAACCTTGGCTACAGGCTCCCCTGAATCCATGCAAGACCCGTGTAATGATGAGCTCCTGGCGGAAGCACGAATCCTCCGGCAGCACAAGAGCCGCCTGGAGACCCGCATGCAAATCCTGGAGGACCACAACAAGCAGCTGGAGTCCCAACTGCACCGGctgagggagctgctgctgcag cctccagcagagTCGGAGGTCAATGGTTCAGCAGCCTCTTCCTTGGCTTCATCTCCACATCAGTCTGAAGGCAGCCAGGCAAAGGAGAGAGAGCACACCACCCCTGACACTGAAACTGCAG atgAGGTGGAAGCCAAAACCCAGGAGGTCAGCGTGTGCCTGGAAGACATCATGGAGAAGCTGCGGAATGCCTTCCCCAACTCTCGAG gtATGACCTCCCTTATCTAA
- the DRP2 gene encoding dystrophin-related protein 2 isoform X1, whose amino-acid sequence MQPLVMQEWPYALPQCPEWHVTEQVQHSSTARVLSQVEASQDGARPSCVTHWAVSGAAAPRAPLEMNLCWNEIKKKSHSLRARLEAFSDHSGKLQVPLQEIIDWLGQKDEELSAQLPLRGDVLLVQQEKETHAAFMEEVKSRGPYIYSVLESAQAFLSQHPFEELEEPASESKDVSPRHRIQNISRFVWKQANVASELWEKLTARCVDQHRHIERTLEQLLEIKGAMEELSTTLDQAESVHETWEPIGDLFIDSLPEHIQSTKLFKEELSPMKDGVKVVNDLAHQLAISDVHLSMENSRTLEQINTRWKQLQASINERLKQLQDAHRDFGPGSQHFLSSSVQVPWERAISPNKVPYYINHQAQTTCWDHPKMTELYQTLADLNNIKFSAYRTAMKLRRVQKALRLDMVTLATALEIFNEHDLQPSDRAMDVVEVIHCLTALYERLEEERGILVNVPLCVDMSLNWLLNVFDSGRSGKMRALSFKTGIACLCGTEVKEKFQYLFSQVANAGGLCDQRHLGVLLYEAIQVPRQLGEVAAFGGSNVEPSIRSCFRFSNGKPAIEVSQFLEWANLEPQSMVWLAVLHRVTMAEQVKHQTKCSVCRQCPIKGFRYRSLKQFNVDICQTCFLTGRASKGNKLHYPIMEYYTPTTSSENMRDFATTLKNKFRSKQYFSKHPQRGYLPVQSVLEADFSETPASSPMLPHADTHSRIEHFASRLAEMESQNCSFFSDSLSPDDSLDEDQYLLRHSSPITDREPGGSQQVPGSLNMDDKGELERILAHLEDENRILQGELRRLKWQHDEAVESPTLATGSPESMQDPCNDELLAEARILRQHKSRLETRMQILEDHNKQLESQLHRLRELLLQPPAESEVNGSAASSLASSPHQSEGSQAKEREHTTPDTETADEVEAKTQEVSVCLEDIMEKLRNAFPNSRGTRVKSPSLSSYCSLR is encoded by the exons ATGCAGCCCCTGGTGATGCAGGAATGGCCCTATGCCCTCCCACAATGTCCTGAGTGGCACGTCACAGAGCAGgtacagcacagcagcactgcccgTGTGCTGTCTCAG GTTGAAGCCTCACAGGATGGTGCACGACCCTCGTGTGTAACCCACTGGGCTGTGAGCGGAGCCGCTGCGCCCCGGGCCCCTCTGGAGATGAATCTTTGCTGGAATGAGATCAAGAAGAAATCCCACAGCCTGCG GGCTCGGCTGGAGGCCTTTTCTGACCACAGTGGGAAGCTGCAGGTGCCTCTCCAGGAGATCATAGACTGGCTGGGGCAGAAGGATGAGGAGCTCTCGGCACAGCTGCCCCTGCGGGGGGACGTTTTGCTGgtgcagcaggagaaggagacACATGCG gctTTCATGGAAGAAGTGAAGTCTCGGGGACCATACATTTACTCTGTCCTGGAATCAGCACAggctttcctttcccagcatCCATTTGAGGAATTAGAAGAACcagcttcagaaagcaaag ATGTCTCTCCCCGGCACCGGATCCAGAACATCAGCCGCTTTGTCTGGAAGCAGGCAAATGTGGCCAGCGAGCTGTGGGAGAAGCTCACAGCCCGCTGTGTGGACCAGCACCGGCACATCGAACGGacactggagcagctcctggagaTTAAAGGGGCTATGGAGGAGCTCAGCACTACACTGGACCAGGCTGAAAGCGTGCATGAAACCTGGGAACCCATTGGGGACCTCTTCATTGACTCCTTGCCAGAGCACATCCAGTCAACCAAG CTGTTCAAAGAGGAGCTCTCCCCCATGAAGGATGGGGTGAAAGTGGTCAATGATCTTGCACACCAGCTTGCCATCTCAGATGTCCACCTATCCATGGAGAACTCCCGTACTCTGGAGCAGATCAACACACGCTGGAAGCAGCTGCAG GCCTCTATAAATGAACGCCTGAAGCAGCTCCAAGATGCCCACCGGGACTTCGGACCAGGCTCCCAGCACTTCCTCTCCT CCTCTGTCCAGGTCCCCTGGGAGCGAGCCATTTCCCCCAACAAAGTGCCATACTACATCAA ccaCCAGGCCCAGACAACATGCTGGGACCACCCAAAGATGACGGAGCTGTACCAGACGCTGG CGGATTTGAACAACATCAAGTTCTCAGCGTATCGGACGGCTATGAAACTACGACGGGTACAAAAAGCCTTGAGAT TGGATATGGTGACCCTGGCCACAGCCTTGGAAATCTTCAACGAGCACGACCTGCAGCCCAGTGACCGAGCGATGGACGTGGTGGAGGTCATCCACTGCCTCACCGCCCTCTAtgagaggctggaggaggagcgGGGCATCCTGGTCAATGTGCCGCTCTGTGTGGACATGAGCCTCAACTGGCTGCTCAACGTCTTTGACAG TGGCCGCAGCGGGAAGATGAGGGCTCTCTCCTTCAAGACGGGCATTGCATGTCTGTGTGGGACAGAGGTCAAGGAGAAGTTTCAAT ATCTCTTCAGCCAAGTGGCCAATGCTGGAGGGCTGTGTGACCAGAGGCACCTCGGTGTCCTGCTCTATGAGGCCATCCAGGTCCCACGCCAGCTGGGGGAAGTGGCAGCGTTCGGAGGCAGCAACGTGGAGCCCAGCATCCGCAGCTGCTTCCGCTTC aGCAATGGGAAACCCGCCATCGAGGTATCCCAGTTCCTGGAGTGGGCCAACCTGGAGCCGCAGTCCATGGTGtggctggctgtgctgcaccGGGTCACCATGGCTGAGCAGGTGAAGCACCAGACCAAGTGCTCCGTTTGCCGGCAGTGCCCCATCAAAGGCTTCAG GTATCGGAGCCTGAAGCAGTTCAATGTGGACATCTGCCAGACTTGCTTCCTCACCGGACGAGCCAGCAAAGGCAACAAGCTGCACTACCCCATCATGGAGTACTACACCCCG ACCACATCCAGTGAGAACATGAGAGACTTTGCCACAACGCTGAAGAACAAGTTTCGGTCCAAGCAGTACTTCAGCAAGCACCCGCAGAGAGGTTACCTGCCCGTCCAGTCCGTCCTTGAGGCTGACTTCTCCGAGAC ACCAGCCTCCTCCCCGATGCTGCCGCATGCCGATACCCACTCCCGGATCGAGCACTTTGCCAGCAG gCTTGCAGAGATGGAAAGCCAGAATTGTTCCTTCTTCAGTGACAGCCTGTCCCCTGACGATAGCCT GGACGAGGACCAGTACCTGCTGCGCCATTCCAGCCCCATCACTGACAGAGAGCCTGGAGGCAGCCAGCAGGTTCCAGGAAGCCTCAACATGGATGACAAGGGAGAGCTGGAGCGAATCCTGGCCCACTTAGAGGATGAAAACAG GATCCTCCAGGGAGAGCTGAGACGTTTGAAATGGCAGCACGATGAGGCGGTGGAGTCTCCAACCTTGGCTACAGGCTCCCCTGAATCCATGCAAGACCCGTGTAATGATGAGCTCCTGGCGGAAGCACGAATCCTCCGGCAGCACAAGAGCCGCCTGGAGACCCGCATGCAAATCCTGGAGGACCACAACAAGCAGCTGGAGTCCCAACTGCACCGGctgagggagctgctgctgcag cctccagcagagTCGGAGGTCAATGGTTCAGCAGCCTCTTCCTTGGCTTCATCTCCACATCAGTCTGAAGGCAGCCAGGCAAAGGAGAGAGAGCACACCACCCCTGACACTGAAACTGCAG atgAGGTGGAAGCCAAAACCCAGGAGGTCAGCGTGTGCCTGGAAGACATCATGGAGAAGCTGCGGAATGCCTTCCCCAACTCTCGAGGTACTCGAGTGAAATCCCCCTCTCTGTCCTCTTACTGCTCCCTCAGATGA
- the TAF7L gene encoding transcription initiation factor TFIID subunit 7-like, whose amino-acid sequence MSKGKDDAPHELESQFVLRLPPEYASTVRRAVQSGNVNLKDRLTIELHADGRHGIVRVDRVPLAAKLVDLPCIIESLKTIDKKTFYKTADICQMLVCTVDGDLYPPLEEQTVSTDPKANKKKDKDREKKFIWNHGITLPLKNVRKRRFRKTAKKKYIESPDVEKEVKRLLSTDAEAVSVRWEVIAEDETKEVDNHGSLTSLDISSPGMSGHKQGSSEHDELREIFNDISSSSEDEDERDHHDDEDLNIMDTEDDLERQLQDKLNESDGQQQENEGSNQIVMGIQKQIDNLKSKLQETQDRRKRQEDLIMKVENLALKTRLQAVLDEFKQQEEREKQQMTSLQEQLESLMEK is encoded by the exons ATGAGTAAGGGCAAGGACGATGCTCCGCATGAGCTGGAGAGCCAGTTCGTGCTGCGGCTGCCGCCG GAATATGCCTCCACTGTGCGGCGAGCGGTACAGTCTGGGAATGTCAACTTGAAGGACAGGCTCACCATTGAGCTACACG CGGATGGGCGCCATGGGATTGTCCGCGTGGACCGGGTGCCGCTGGCAGCCAAGCTGGTGGATCTGCCCTGCATCATCGAGAGCTTAAAAACCATTGACAAGAAAACCTTCTATAAGACAGCAGATATTTGCCAG ATGCTTGTTTGCACTGTGGATGGTGATCTCTACCCCCCTTTGGAAGAGCAAACTGTGAGCACTGACCCTAAGGCAAACAAGAAGAAGGACAaggacagagagaagaaattcaTCTGGAATCATGGCA TCACTCTTCCCCTGAAAAATGTACGGAAGAGACGATTCCGGAAGACAGCTAAGAAGAAG TATATCGAGTCTCCTGATGTGGAAAAAGAGGTGAAGCGTCTCCTGAGCACAGATGCTGAAGCTGTCAGTGTCC GCTGGGAAGTCATTGCTgaagatgaaacaaaagaagTAGACAACCATGGTTCACTCACCAGCCTGGACATCTCCTCCCCAGGGATGTCAGGACATAAACAAGGCTCCTCAG AACATGATGAACTGCGGGAGATATTTAATgacatcagcagcagcagcgaaGATGAAGATGAGAGGGATCATCATGACGATGAAGACCTGAACATCATGGACACTGAGGATGACTTGGAGAGGCAGCTGCAGGACAAGCTGAATGAGTCTGACGGGCAGCAACAGGAGAATGAGGGCTCCAACCAGATAG TCATGGGGATCCAGAAACAGATTGACAACCTGAAAAGTAAACTCCAGGAGACCCAGGACAGGAGGAAGCGCCAGGAAGATCTCATCATGAAAGTGGAGAACCTAGCCCTCAAG ACACGTCTCCAGGCCGTGCTGGATGAGTtcaagcagcaggaggagcgAGAGAAGCAGCAG ATGACatccctgcaggagcagctggagtCCCTCATGGAGAAGTGA
- the LOC115612604 gene encoding magnesium transporter NIPA2-like isoform X2 translates to MGPAGGRSRFYVGLGLALASSAFIGGSFILKKKGLLRLCRCGRARAVGVGEAANFAAYAFAPATLVTPLGALSVLVSAVLSSTFLNEQLNVHGKIGCILSMLGSTVMVIHAPQEEEVSSLESMAEKLKDPGFIVFAVCVLVSSLLLIFVAGPRYGQSNVLVYVSVCSAIGSLSVSCVKGLGIALKELFSGKPVLKEPLGWVLLVCLVICISIQINYLNKALDIFNTSVVTPIYYVLFTTAVMMCSAILFKEWQHMVLDNIIGTISGFVTIVSGIFLLHAFRDVPFTRNLLPLFLQQGRTDLHASWRRADRHQSCQHQPLLPSEDKGSQSTEEEEEGEGM, encoded by the exons aTGGGCCCCGCGGGCGGGCGGTCCCGGTTCTacgtggggctggggctggcgcTGGCTTCCAGCGCCTTCATCGGCGGCAGCTTCATCCTCAAGAAGAAGGGGCTGCTCCGGCTGTGCCGCTGCGGCCGCGCCAGGGCAG TGGGAgttggagaagcagcaaattttGCTGCCTACGCCTTTGCCCCTGCAACACTGGTAACTCCATTGGGAGCTCTGAGTGTCCTTGTTAG tgcAGTTTTGTCTTCCACCTTCCTGAACGAGCAGCTGAATGTTCACGGGAAGATTGGCTGCATCCTGAGTATGCTGGGCTCCACAGTGATGGTGATCCATGCTCCGCAGGAAGAAGAGGTTTCCAGCCTGGAGTCAATGGCAGAGAAGCTGAAAGATCCAG GATTCATTGTATTTGCTGTGTGTGTCCTGGTGAGCTCCCTTCTGCTTATCTTTGTGGCTGGACCCCGTTACGGACAGAGCAACGTTCTGGTTTATGTTTCGGTGTGCTCCGCCATCGGCTCGCTTTCTGTGTCCTGCGTCAAAGGCTTGGGAATTGCCCTGAAAGAACTGTTTTCTGGGAAGCCAGTCCTGAAAGAACCACTGGGCTGGGTGCTCCTGGTGTGCCTGGTGATCTGCATCAGCATCCAGATCAACTACCTGAACAAAGCCTTGGACATTTTCAACACGTCTGTGGTCACACCCATTTACTACGTGCTGTTCACCACAGCAGTCATGATGTGCTCTGCCATCCTCTTCAAGGAGTGGCAACATATGGTGCTGGACAACATCATTGGCACCATCAGCGGCTTTGTCACCATCGTGTCTGGCATCTTCCTCCTGCACGCCTTCAGGGACGTGCCCTTCACCCGCAacctcctgcccctcttcctccagcagGGCAGGACAGACCTGCATGCCTCATGGAGGAGGGCAGACAGACATCAGTCGTGTCAGCACCAGCCTCTTCTGCCCTCAGAGGACAAAGGCTCTCAGAgcacagaagaggaggaggaaggtgaaggCATGTGA
- the LOC115612604 gene encoding magnesium transporter NIPA2-like isoform X1 has product MGPAGGRSRFYVGLGLALASSAFIGGSFILKKKGLLRLCRCGRARAGRGGHAYLQEWLWWAGLLCMGVGEAANFAAYAFAPATLVTPLGALSVLVSAVLSSTFLNEQLNVHGKIGCILSMLGSTVMVIHAPQEEEVSSLESMAEKLKDPGFIVFAVCVLVSSLLLIFVAGPRYGQSNVLVYVSVCSAIGSLSVSCVKGLGIALKELFSGKPVLKEPLGWVLLVCLVICISIQINYLNKALDIFNTSVVTPIYYVLFTTAVMMCSAILFKEWQHMVLDNIIGTISGFVTIVSGIFLLHAFRDVPFTRNLLPLFLQQGRTDLHASWRRADRHQSCQHQPLLPSEDKGSQSTEEEEEGEGM; this is encoded by the exons aTGGGCCCCGCGGGCGGGCGGTCCCGGTTCTacgtggggctggggctggcgcTGGCTTCCAGCGCCTTCATCGGCGGCAGCTTCATCCTCAAGAAGAAGGGGCTGCTCCGGCTGTGCCGCTGCGGCCGCGCCAGGGCAG GACGAGGAGGCCACGCGTACCTGCAGGAATGGCTTTGGtgggcagggctgctctgca TGGGAgttggagaagcagcaaattttGCTGCCTACGCCTTTGCCCCTGCAACACTGGTAACTCCATTGGGAGCTCTGAGTGTCCTTGTTAG tgcAGTTTTGTCTTCCACCTTCCTGAACGAGCAGCTGAATGTTCACGGGAAGATTGGCTGCATCCTGAGTATGCTGGGCTCCACAGTGATGGTGATCCATGCTCCGCAGGAAGAAGAGGTTTCCAGCCTGGAGTCAATGGCAGAGAAGCTGAAAGATCCAG GATTCATTGTATTTGCTGTGTGTGTCCTGGTGAGCTCCCTTCTGCTTATCTTTGTGGCTGGACCCCGTTACGGACAGAGCAACGTTCTGGTTTATGTTTCGGTGTGCTCCGCCATCGGCTCGCTTTCTGTGTCCTGCGTCAAAGGCTTGGGAATTGCCCTGAAAGAACTGTTTTCTGGGAAGCCAGTCCTGAAAGAACCACTGGGCTGGGTGCTCCTGGTGTGCCTGGTGATCTGCATCAGCATCCAGATCAACTACCTGAACAAAGCCTTGGACATTTTCAACACGTCTGTGGTCACACCCATTTACTACGTGCTGTTCACCACAGCAGTCATGATGTGCTCTGCCATCCTCTTCAAGGAGTGGCAACATATGGTGCTGGACAACATCATTGGCACCATCAGCGGCTTTGTCACCATCGTGTCTGGCATCTTCCTCCTGCACGCCTTCAGGGACGTGCCCTTCACCCGCAacctcctgcccctcttcctccagcagGGCAGGACAGACCTGCATGCCTCATGGAGGAGGGCAGACAGACATCAGTCGTGTCAGCACCAGCCTCTTCTGCCCTCAGAGGACAAAGGCTCTCAGAgcacagaagaggaggaggaaggtgaaggCATGTGA